One genomic segment of Centropristis striata isolate RG_2023a ecotype Rhode Island chromosome 11, C.striata_1.0, whole genome shotgun sequence includes these proteins:
- the mapre2 gene encoding microtubule-associated protein RP/EB family member 2 isoform X2, with the protein MAVNVYSTSITQETMSRHDITAWVNDILCLNYTKVEQLSSGAAYCQFMDLLFPGCISLKKVKFQAKLEHEYIHNFKLLQASFKRMNVDKIIPVEKLVKGRFQDNLDFIQWFKKFFDANYDGKEYDPVAARQGQDAIPPPDPGEQIFNLPKKSHHAASSPTAGASRSASTTPKSSTPTSRPSSAKKIPAVATPTPAKGEKELEAQVTHLTEELNTLKSALEGVEKERDYYFSKLREVELLCQEQGEENAPFVDRLMEVLYASDEQEGAELAEGDGEEVDQQGHEEVADDQQEEQDEY; encoded by the exons ATGGCGGTCAATGTATATTCTACCTCAATAACCCAGGAGACTATGAGCAGGCATGACATCACTGCCTGGGTTAACGATATTCTCTGCCTAAACTATACGAAAGTGGAGCAGCTCTCCTCAG GAGCTGCGTATTGCCAGTTCATGGATCTGCTCTTCCCTGGCTGCATCAGTCTTAAGAAGGTCAAGTTTCAAGCTAAGTTAGAGCACGAGtacattcacaatttcaaaCTGTTACAGGCATCCTTCAAACGGATGAATGTGGACAAG ATTATTCCTGTGGAGAAACTGGTTAAAGGCAGATTTCAGGACAATCTTGATTTCATCCAGTGGTTTAAGAAGTTCTTTGATGCCAATTACGACGGAAAAGAGTATGACCCAGTTGCAGCCAGACAGGGTCAGGATGCCATTCCCCCACCTGACCCCGGTGAGCAGATCTTCAACCTGCCAAAGAAGTCCCACCATGCAGCCAGCTCCCCGACTGCAG GAGCATCAAGGTCAGCCTCTACAACCCCCAAATCCTCAACACCAACATCCAGACCCTCGTCAGCCAAAAAGATCCCTGCAGTTGCAACACCGACTCCTGCCAAAGGAGAGAAAGAACTGGAAGCACAGGTCACACATCTTACCGAGGAG CTGAACACATTAAAGTCGGCACTGGAAGGAGTGGAGAAGGAGAGGGACTACTATTTCAGCAAGCTGCGAGAAGTGGAGCTGTTGTGCCAGGAACAGGGTGAAGAAAATGCCCCGTTTGTTGATCGGCTAATGGAGGTCCTTTATGCTTCAGACGAacag GAAGGAGCAGAGCTGGCTGAGGGTGACGGAGAGGAAGTGGACCAGCAAGGCCATGAGGAGGTGGCGGATgatcagcaggaggagcaggatgaATACTGA
- the mapre2 gene encoding microtubule-associated protein RP/EB family member 2 isoform X1: MPGPTQALSPNGENNNDIVPDNGTNIIPYRKNTVRGERAYSWGMAVNVYSTSITQETMSRHDITAWVNDILCLNYTKVEQLSSGAAYCQFMDLLFPGCISLKKVKFQAKLEHEYIHNFKLLQASFKRMNVDKIIPVEKLVKGRFQDNLDFIQWFKKFFDANYDGKEYDPVAARQGQDAIPPPDPGEQIFNLPKKSHHAASSPTAGASRSASTTPKSSTPTSRPSSAKKIPAVATPTPAKGEKELEAQVTHLTEELNTLKSALEGVEKERDYYFSKLREVELLCQEQGEENAPFVDRLMEVLYASDEQEGAELAEGDGEEVDQQGHEEVADDQQEEQDEY; encoded by the exons ATGCCCGGTCCCACCCAAGCCCTTTCCCCAAATGGAGAGAATAACAACGACATCGTCCCGGACAACGGAACCAACATCATTCCTTACAGGAAAAATACAGTGCGAGGAGAGCGCGCCTACAG tTGGGGGATGGCGGTCAATGTATATTCTACCTCAATAACCCAGGAGACTATGAGCAGGCATGACATCACTGCCTGGGTTAACGATATTCTCTGCCTAAACTATACGAAAGTGGAGCAGCTCTCCTCAG GAGCTGCGTATTGCCAGTTCATGGATCTGCTCTTCCCTGGCTGCATCAGTCTTAAGAAGGTCAAGTTTCAAGCTAAGTTAGAGCACGAGtacattcacaatttcaaaCTGTTACAGGCATCCTTCAAACGGATGAATGTGGACAAG ATTATTCCTGTGGAGAAACTGGTTAAAGGCAGATTTCAGGACAATCTTGATTTCATCCAGTGGTTTAAGAAGTTCTTTGATGCCAATTACGACGGAAAAGAGTATGACCCAGTTGCAGCCAGACAGGGTCAGGATGCCATTCCCCCACCTGACCCCGGTGAGCAGATCTTCAACCTGCCAAAGAAGTCCCACCATGCAGCCAGCTCCCCGACTGCAG GAGCATCAAGGTCAGCCTCTACAACCCCCAAATCCTCAACACCAACATCCAGACCCTCGTCAGCCAAAAAGATCCCTGCAGTTGCAACACCGACTCCTGCCAAAGGAGAGAAAGAACTGGAAGCACAGGTCACACATCTTACCGAGGAG CTGAACACATTAAAGTCGGCACTGGAAGGAGTGGAGAAGGAGAGGGACTACTATTTCAGCAAGCTGCGAGAAGTGGAGCTGTTGTGCCAGGAACAGGGTGAAGAAAATGCCCCGTTTGTTGATCGGCTAATGGAGGTCCTTTATGCTTCAGACGAacag GAAGGAGCAGAGCTGGCTGAGGGTGACGGAGAGGAAGTGGACCAGCAAGGCCATGAGGAGGTGGCGGATgatcagcaggaggagcaggatgaATACTGA